The Flavobacterium jumunjinense genome includes a region encoding these proteins:
- a CDS encoding HTTM domain-containing protein — protein sequence MKVIRKLKNSLSDYFINTKDTSTDFIPFFRITIGLILLFHFISILPDFNLLYGMKSVIPTDIHTIYLNKSVILFDEIIIFLNKITGSEHLSVILFKTLFIIFCLLIIAGFYSRIFAVLLLILQVAIVKSSYYYSYGVDFFSSMSLMYLIILPSDEYFSIRSIFSKREEKRNYLFVKTTFQIHLAIAYFVSGIEKLSGYNWRNGESIWKAIHLPNFSNDFNLNFDFLGNYSSLVVIIGWSTIVIELLYPLFITIKKTRKIWLFLTISLHLGIALTLNLYFFSAIMITWNITNFYFIKTHK from the coding sequence TTGAAAGTCATTCGAAAATTAAAAAATAGTCTTTCAGACTATTTTATTAATACAAAAGATACCAGTACCGATTTTATTCCCTTTTTTAGAATAACTATTGGATTAATCTTATTGTTTCATTTTATATCTATACTACCCGATTTTAATTTACTATATGGAATGAAATCTGTTATTCCAACAGATATTCACACTATTTATTTGAACAAAAGTGTAATTCTATTTGATGAAATTATTATTTTTTTAAACAAAATAACAGGATCCGAACATTTATCTGTTATACTTTTTAAAACCCTATTCATAATCTTTTGTTTGCTAATAATTGCAGGTTTTTATTCCAGAATATTCGCTGTATTATTATTGATTTTACAGGTCGCAATTGTAAAGTCTAGTTATTATTATTCTTATGGAGTAGATTTTTTTTCTAGTATGTCTTTAATGTATTTAATTATACTACCATCTGATGAATATTTTTCAATAAGAAGCATCTTCTCTAAAAGAGAAGAGAAAAGAAACTATCTATTTGTGAAAACCACTTTTCAAATCCACTTAGCGATTGCTTATTTTGTTTCTGGAATTGAAAAACTTTCTGGTTATAATTGGAGAAATGGAGAATCTATATGGAAAGCTATACACTTACCTAATTTTAGTAATGATTTTAATTTAAATTTTGACTTTTTAGGTAACTACTCCTCACTTGTAGTCATAATAGGCTGGTCTACAATAGTAATAGAGTTATTATATCCTTTATTTATTACTATAAAAAAAACCAGGAAAATTTGGCTTTTTCTAACTATTTCATTGCATTTAGGCATTGCACTTACGCTTAATTTATACTTTTTCTCAGCCATAATGATCACTTGGAATATCACGAATTTTTATTTTATTAAAACACACAAGTAA
- a CDS encoding outer membrane beta-barrel protein, whose protein sequence is MKNIYVLLFFTYSTFLYSQNDTIKKDSIILKEVILISESKIKLKQDKGKYIANVINTDFQRTQNTWEGLKLIPMLRVNDNEGLKVKFKNAIVEINGNQIQLSGFELESYLKSLDPKTIKRIEILSNPNASYGSEIEAVINILLSQNSNNYRLASNVTNGTRKKYFNSSNINLNYNLEKLKLYSSYSFNYNQKVNESEIISQTGNNPFLKFDYNENTYQKNHQYYVNLNYEINKNNAIDITTTSSFHESSGNGLGENTNFRRVLETNSNNKKIQLAEIYNYSFNDSTFLKIGAYQVFNTTESSNFATTNTTSIENQKVVSKIPLIVGFGDFSKSTKIGEITIGTRLNFTSINKDNFSIDSNLENNNPYNYNEKIISTYFNNSLIITEKASLSLGLRLESSFINYKFSDTNNIILLEDNLNYSNLLYNINYMYSSEKEWHHAIAFRKQIQRPNYSYLNPFLNLNSDITYFSGDTKIQPSKLFSFNYEVLKKNWSLYIQTGMINDFISTFTDQVDNKIVETYKNFDTVLLSGFGFEYNPTLIKKIWYSRINFDFTYFKIKDKNYPNIKESSPNTTIEVSNIFKIKNYQLNLKYNLTPTYRDGLYKHFQTQRLDFTISKKINNNLSLFIYAYDILKTNINWEETTLTNYFYSSKNYNDQRTFGLSLRWNITGKAYTKNEIEKIEDNTIDRL, encoded by the coding sequence ATGAAAAATATTTATGTATTACTCTTTTTCACATACTCAACATTCCTATACTCTCAAAATGATACCATAAAAAAAGATTCAATAATTTTAAAAGAAGTAATTTTAATTTCTGAAAGTAAGATTAAACTAAAACAAGATAAAGGCAAATATATTGCTAATGTCATTAATACAGATTTTCAACGAACACAAAACACTTGGGAAGGTTTAAAACTAATTCCAATGCTTAGGGTAAATGATAATGAAGGCTTAAAAGTTAAATTTAAAAATGCTATAGTTGAAATAAACGGCAACCAAATACAGCTAAGTGGATTTGAATTAGAAAGCTATTTAAAATCTCTAGACCCAAAAACAATAAAACGAATAGAAATCCTTTCAAACCCAAATGCTTCTTATGGCTCAGAAATAGAAGCCGTTATAAATATACTACTTAGTCAGAATAGTAATAACTACAGATTAGCCAGTAATGTAACAAATGGAACCAGAAAAAAGTATTTTAATAGCTCAAATATAAATCTTAACTATAATTTAGAAAAATTAAAACTTTATTCTAGCTATAGTTTTAATTACAATCAAAAAGTTAACGAATCAGAAATTATTAGTCAAACTGGAAACAATCCCTTTTTGAAATTTGATTATAATGAAAATACTTATCAAAAAAATCATCAATACTACGTCAATCTTAATTATGAAATTAACAAAAACAACGCTATAGATATTACTACAACTAGTTCTTTTCATGAATCTTCTGGTAATGGATTGGGTGAAAACACAAACTTTAGAAGAGTTCTAGAAACAAACTCAAATAATAAAAAAATTCAATTAGCAGAAATTTACAACTATTCATTCAATGATTCTACTTTTTTAAAAATAGGTGCCTATCAAGTATTTAACACCACTGAATCTTCCAATTTTGCGACAACTAACACCACAAGTATTGAAAATCAAAAAGTAGTTTCAAAAATACCTTTAATCGTTGGTTTTGGAGATTTTAGTAAGTCAACTAAAATAGGTGAAATTACTATAGGAACACGACTAAATTTTACTAGTATTAATAAAGACAACTTTTCAATTGATAGTAATTTAGAAAACAACAACCCCTATAATTATAATGAAAAAATCATTTCTACATACTTCAATAATTCTTTAATAATAACAGAGAAAGCATCTTTAAGTCTTGGACTAAGGCTGGAATCTTCTTTTATAAACTATAAATTCTCTGACACAAATAACATCATTTTACTCGAAGACAACTTGAATTATTCTAACCTTCTTTATAATATAAATTACATGTATTCTTCTGAAAAAGAATGGCATCATGCTATCGCTTTCAGAAAACAAATCCAAAGACCAAATTATAGCTATTTAAATCCTTTTCTTAACTTAAACTCAGATATAACATATTTCTCTGGAGACACTAAAATCCAGCCCTCAAAACTTTTCTCATTTAACTATGAGGTTTTAAAAAAGAATTGGTCTTTATATATTCAAACAGGAATGATTAATGATTTTATTTCAACATTTACAGACCAAGTAGATAATAAAATTGTTGAAACTTATAAAAATTTCGATACTGTTTTATTATCAGGTTTCGGTTTTGAATACAATCCAACTTTAATAAAAAAGATATGGTACTCTCGAATTAATTTTGATTTTACATATTTTAAAATTAAAGATAAAAATTATCCAAATATAAAAGAGTCAAGTCCCAATACTACTATTGAAGTCAGTAATATTTTTAAAATTAAAAACTACCAACTAAATTTAAAATACAATCTTACACCTACTTACAGAGATGGTTTATATAAACATTTTCAAACCCAAAGGTTAGACTTTACAATATCAAAAAAAATAAACAACAATTTATCTCTATTTATTTATGCCTATGACATTCTAAAGACCAACATTAATTGGGAAGAAACAACACTAACAAATTATTTTTATAGCTCTAAAAACTACAATGACCAGAGAACTTTTGGTTTATCTTTAAGATGGAACATAACTGGTAAAGCCTATACAAAAAATGAAATTGAAAAAATTGAAGACAACACAATAGACCGTTTATAA
- a CDS encoding DCC1-like thiol-disulfide oxidoreductase family protein, with product MKKVVFFYDNWCPRCTKFAKTVALLDWLKLLDIKKLRDIEHESLFIGIDFNLAKKQMASYTTRWNYSFKTIYLIFARIPICFLFVPFLFLLQITGLGQHFYVQLAIHPKIIPLHCDTESCEI from the coding sequence ATGAAAAAAGTAGTTTTCTTCTATGACAATTGGTGCCCAAGATGCACAAAATTTGCTAAAACAGTTGCACTATTGGACTGGCTAAAACTTTTAGATATAAAAAAATTAAGAGATATTGAGCATGAGTCATTATTTATAGGAATTGATTTTAATTTAGCAAAAAAACAAATGGCTTCTTATACAACAAGATGGAATTACAGCTTTAAAACCATCTATTTAATCTTTGCAAGAATACCTATCTGTTTTCTGTTTGTTCCTTTTCTATTTTTACTACAGATTACGGGTTTAGGACAACATTTCTATGTCCAACTTGCAATACATCCTAAAATAATTCCCTTACATTGCGATACGGAATCTTGCGAAATTTAA
- a CDS encoding GLPGLI family protein — MKYLLYLLFPIITFAQEKAVLVTYKAIYNTELPTTKNGYLYISNDQKKTIYFTENIKKTGEEKGKDIDVTIKLSSGKRQFNHFNYKNDTLITRDDILKESLLVKEKIPHFNWILSDESKDIDSGMLYKATCYFRGRNYIAWYSPTTPIKAGPWKFQGLPGLIYEIYDETRRYNWVLVQVEHSNFNFNSEELAYKEKETISIEEYAQLKFNNSNSLDEKILSKLPRGAKIVNQKTFRTGFEIKFEWEEEVK, encoded by the coding sequence ATGAAGTATCTATTATATCTACTTTTCCCAATTATAACTTTTGCTCAAGAAAAGGCAGTACTAGTAACGTATAAAGCTATTTATAATACTGAATTGCCGACAACAAAAAATGGGTATTTGTACATAAGTAATGATCAAAAAAAAACAATTTATTTCACTGAAAATATAAAAAAAACAGGAGAAGAAAAAGGCAAAGATATTGATGTAACCATTAAGTTAAGTTCTGGAAAGCGTCAATTTAATCATTTTAATTATAAGAATGATACTTTAATTACAAGAGATGATATTTTGAAAGAGAGTTTGCTGGTTAAGGAGAAGATACCTCATTTTAATTGGATTCTTTCAGATGAAAGCAAGGATATAGATAGCGGTATGCTTTATAAGGCTACATGTTATTTTAGAGGAAGAAACTATATCGCATGGTATTCTCCAACCACACCAATAAAAGCTGGACCATGGAAATTTCAAGGTTTACCCGGTCTAATATATGAGATATACGATGAAACCAGAAGATACAACTGGGTATTAGTACAGGTAGAGCATTCTAATTTTAATTTTAATTCTGAAGAGTTAGCATATAAAGAAAAAGAAACCATATCGATAGAAGAATATGCTCAATTAAAATTTAACAATAGTAATAGTCTAGATGAAAAAATATTGTCAAAATTACCTAGGGGTGCAAAAATAGTAAATCAAAAAACTTTTAGAACAGGTTTTGAAATAAAATTTGAATGGGAAGAAGAAGTAAAGTAA
- a CDS encoding carboxypeptidase-like regulatory domain-containing protein produces MGRRSKVIINFSLTILAFFSLQNSIFSQTTILGTVRDGYDPLYSASIILKDSLSNAIIGYTYSDDNGNYELKTSKIGQFNLIFTSLSYEAKTIPLVIDSKQTEIKIDVVLNEKPMNLREVIVKADLPMTIKEDTISFKTKYYAKGSEQTVEELLKSIPGVVVNSDGTIKVGNQEIEKLMIDGDDLFEKGYTILSKNMPAYPIEEVEILKNYSNNRLLKGVEESNKVALNLKLNEKSKRIWFGNIETSIGNNSFYQLKGNLMNFGKKSKYYFLTNLNTIGYDATGDIENLIRPFRIDEPASIGDNQKINSSLSLLPQNINFKQSRTHFNNAKLLSFNTIFNPTEKLKLKTLGFLNCDQSDFFRNSLDYVSVNNTNFINTEDYQLRNKKRIAFGKLDGTYTISKNKTIAITTKYNNGNFNDGSNLLFNDNSIIENLEHQNSLFDQKISYTNKFKEKKVFLLTGRYIDEKTPQNYSVNQFLFQDLFPTIPTANTVKQQNTNQMQFAGVNLHLLDRKDKGHLFELQLGNEFRKDRLSTLFSILENNTTVEKPVGYQNNTTYMVNDLYLKSKYLFKLNTVGFTGKLNIHQLFNRLENNKNFNRQNPFFINPSLGFDWKINSKNKIVSSYSYTTTNAKVLDVFSDYSLIGFRSFSKGTNNFNQLNASSIVFNYQLGNWSDRFFANMFILYSRNHDFFSTNTLLNQNFTQADKRLIKDREFLSFNSKLDYYFKFITSNLKLDIGYTKSEFKNIINNSNLRQVTSNNYNYGLELRSGFKRAFNYHVGTKWTTTEIETTTNIAFTNNTSFLDLSFVFNKRFDLQLQSERYYFGNLQTDNTYYFLDLDTHYKLLENKLTLGLSGKNLFNTQSFRNFSISDIGTSMTEYRLLPRYVLLTMELRF; encoded by the coding sequence ATGGGAAGAAGAAGTAAAGTAATAATAAACTTTAGTCTTACAATTTTAGCGTTTTTTTCTTTACAAAATAGTATTTTTTCACAAACTACTATTCTTGGAACAGTGAGAGATGGCTACGATCCATTGTATTCCGCAAGTATCATTTTAAAAGACAGCTTGTCTAATGCTATTATAGGCTATACTTATTCTGATGACAATGGAAATTATGAACTAAAAACAAGTAAGATTGGTCAATTCAATTTAATATTTACCTCCCTTTCGTATGAAGCTAAAACAATTCCTTTGGTTATAGATTCAAAACAAACGGAAATTAAGATTGATGTGGTTTTAAATGAAAAACCAATGAATTTACGAGAGGTAATTGTAAAAGCGGACTTGCCTATGACTATAAAAGAAGATACTATTTCTTTTAAAACAAAATACTATGCAAAAGGCAGCGAACAAACTGTTGAGGAATTGCTGAAGTCAATACCTGGGGTCGTTGTAAATTCTGACGGTACTATAAAAGTGGGTAATCAAGAAATCGAAAAATTAATGATAGATGGTGATGACCTTTTTGAAAAAGGATATACCATTCTATCTAAAAATATGCCCGCTTATCCCATTGAAGAAGTTGAAATTTTAAAAAATTATTCTAATAATCGCCTTTTGAAGGGTGTAGAAGAAAGTAATAAAGTAGCTTTAAATTTGAAATTGAACGAGAAATCAAAACGCATTTGGTTTGGCAATATTGAAACTAGTATTGGTAATAATAGCTTTTATCAATTGAAAGGTAACTTAATGAACTTTGGTAAAAAAAGCAAATATTACTTCCTTACTAACTTGAATACGATTGGATATGATGCAACAGGCGATATTGAAAATTTAATACGCCCCTTTCGAATTGATGAACCCGCAAGTATAGGAGACAATCAAAAAATAAACTCATCATTATCTTTATTACCACAAAATATTAATTTTAAACAAAGTAGAACTCATTTCAACAATGCTAAACTACTATCTTTTAATACTATTTTTAATCCAACTGAAAAACTAAAATTAAAAACACTTGGCTTTTTGAATTGTGACCAATCCGATTTTTTTAGAAACAGCCTAGACTATGTTAGTGTTAACAATACAAATTTTATAAATACTGAAGACTACCAACTACGCAATAAAAAAAGAATTGCCTTCGGTAAATTAGACGGCACTTATACGATTTCCAAAAACAAAACGATAGCAATAACTACAAAATATAATAATGGAAATTTTAATGACGGTTCTAATTTACTTTTTAACGACAATTCTATTATAGAAAATTTGGAACATCAAAACAGCCTTTTTGATCAAAAAATAAGTTACACTAATAAATTTAAAGAAAAAAAAGTATTTCTTTTAACAGGACGTTATATAGATGAAAAAACACCTCAAAATTATAGTGTAAATCAATTTTTATTTCAAGATTTATTCCCAACGATTCCTACTGCAAATACTGTAAAGCAGCAAAACACTAATCAAATGCAATTTGCAGGAGTGAATCTACATCTATTAGACAGAAAAGATAAAGGACATTTATTTGAATTACAACTAGGGAATGAGTTTAGAAAAGATAGATTATCGACACTATTCTCAATTTTGGAAAACAATACTACAGTAGAAAAACCTGTAGGGTATCAAAACAACACAACCTATATGGTCAATGATTTGTACTTAAAAAGCAAATACCTTTTTAAACTTAATACTGTTGGTTTTACAGGTAAATTAAATATACATCAACTTTTTAATCGATTAGAAAACAACAAAAATTTCAACCGTCAAAATCCTTTTTTTATTAACCCTAGTTTAGGGTTTGATTGGAAAATAAATAGTAAAAATAAAATAGTATCTTCTTATTCTTACACTACTACGAACGCAAAAGTATTGGATGTTTTTAGCGATTATTCATTAATAGGTTTTCGTTCTTTTTCGAAAGGGACTAACAATTTTAATCAGCTAAATGCTTCAAGTATTGTTTTTAATTATCAGCTAGGGAATTGGAGCGACCGTTTTTTCGCAAATATGTTCATTTTGTATAGTAGGAATCATGATTTTTTTTCAACAAACACATTACTGAATCAAAATTTCACACAAGCTGATAAAAGGCTAATAAAAGACCGTGAATTTTTAAGTTTTAATTCTAAGCTAGATTATTATTTTAAATTTATAACTTCAAACTTAAAATTAGATATTGGTTACACAAAAAGTGAGTTTAAAAATATTATAAACAATTCCAATTTAAGACAAGTAACTTCCAATAACTATAATTATGGTCTGGAACTACGTTCTGGATTTAAAAGAGCATTTAATTATCATGTTGGGACAAAATGGACAACAACAGAAATAGAAACAACTACAAATATTGCCTTTACAAACAACACCAGTTTTTTGGATTTGTCATTTGTATTTAATAAGAGATTTGATTTACAATTACAATCGGAACGTTATTACTTTGGGAATTTACAAACAGACAATACTTATTATTTCTTGGATCTTGACACACATTATAAACTATTAGAAAACAAACTAACTCTCGGTTTATCTGGAAAGAACTTGTTCAACACACAAAGTTTTAGAAATTTTTCAATTAGTGACATTGGAACATCAATGACAGAATATAGATTGTTACCTAGATATGTTTTATTAACAATGGAGTTGCGATTTTAA